In Akkermansia muciniphila ATCC BAA-835, the genomic stretch CAAGGGCGGCAACTGGCTGTTCTTCGGCAATCCGTACAAGGCCACCGACTTCTGTTATGAAGACGAGCTGAACCAGTTGACCGGCACCGGCAAACTGAAGTTGTCCGTGGCCTGGTCCCGAGACCAGGAAAAGAAGGTGTATGTGCAGCACCTCATGGTCCAGGAAGGCGAAGAGCTCTGGAAATGGCTGGAAGCCGGCGCCTGCTTCTACGTCTGCGGGGACGCCTCCCGCATGGCGAAGGATGTGGACAACGCCCTTCATGAAGTCATCCAGACCTGGGGCCATAAAACTCCGGAGGAAGCCGCGGCATATGTGGCGGACATGAAACAGCACCGCCGTTACCAGCGGGACGTGTACTAATTCAGGATCTCCCCCTTGAACCTGTCACCGCGCCTTTCCATTTTTTCTGGAAAGGCGCTTTTTCTTTTTCCGGAGAAAACCCGCCACGCATCATCACTCCGGCTCCCCCTCCCGGCTTCCCTCATGACGGTTCCAGCTGTTTTCCCGTCAATCCCAGCCGGAACAGGCCACCTTCCCAGTCCGCACGCCGGCTTCTTTCGAGCCGGAGAAGCCATCTTCCGCCCCCCTCTCCATCAAAAACAACACCGAACCGGGGAGAACCCGTCCGAGCAAAAGTTCCCCTCCTTCTTCAAGCGTTTCCTTACCCTTATTCCAAATCCTGCCGGGCACCGCAAACGGCCCGTTTCACTTTCCTGAGCTTGAAAAAGAAAACCATGCAGAATAAATACAGCTTTTGCGGCAGGCAGTGGACGATACCCATCCATCCCGGCCGCCTCAACGCCCATCTCCGCCGAAAGGGATAACTCCACCAATTCTGCTGCCGGTCAATGCTGTCTATGATTTTTCTCCTCTCCTCCATTTCGGCAAGCAGTTCTTCCCGCGAGCGAAAAACCGGAGCAAGGCCCTCCAGCAATTCCCCGCACAGTTCCAACCCCGCCTCCTTGCTTTTTTTCAACTGGCTTTTCATTTCCAGCTCCCTTTTTTCAAAGGCCGCCGCCGCCCGCATGTCGGCAAACCGGAACGCGCTGTTGACAGCGCAAATATTTTTAAGCGCAAACCGGTAATAATATAAGGATATGCCCGGCATTTCATAAATGTTGCCCTGAAGCCATGCGTGGAACCCCATCAAGTCGTCTTCAAAACTGGCCGTCATCCGCAGGGAGCTACCCCATTCGCAGGCGCTCTTCCTGATCATCATGCTTCCTCCGTAATGGGCGGAAGAAGAAAAAGCTCCCGCCTGAAGCACAACAGCCGGCCTTTCCCGCGGAGCAGCAGGAAAGGCCGGGAATTCAAACGCAATGCCCGGTTCCTCATAGACGCTGGTCATCTGGCTGACCACAGCCACGGCATCCGGGCGTTCCATCACTGCCCAGGCAAAAAGCCTGCATCTCCAGGGGAAGGAACAATCGTCCCCATCCTGACGGAGAATCCATTCATGGGAAGCCAGACCAACCGCCTGCCGGATATGAGGCCCGCGCCCCAGCGGCGTTTCATTCCGGTTTAAGATTACCCGGTACGGCCCCCTGTATTGAGCCGCCATTTCCTGCATGACGGAGAAGGTTCCGTCGGAAGAGCCGTCGTCCGAAAGGATGATTTCCACCGGCCCTTCATAATCCTGCCCGAATACGCTCCGGATAGCATCCCTGATGCTGCTCTCCTCATTATGCCCGGTCAGGATAATGCTGATGGAAGGGAGTTCCGAAGGGTTCATGAAGAAAAAGCACGGAAAAGAAAGCGTCAAACATGAAGAGGACCATGTCCTTTTCTGTTTATTAATAAGGCATCACGTTCATACCGGATTCCAAATCCGGGGTCAAGGGTTGATTTTTATACCAAGGAACTTATGTTGCGCGGACGTTTTGTCATCAAGAATCTCCCCCTTGCGGGCAGGGAGTCCGAAGCCGGGAAAACAGGACGAAAGATTCTGCTTTCCCTTACTGCTCCCAACATACACATTTTTTCATAAGCAATTATTTTTTAGAATCATAGAACTCTTAGAACCAGACCTAGCCGGAATACCTCCATACCCCACCGGTTCCATGAGGTCTTGGGACAATTCTCTGTTCATTCATGCTGAATCCGGAATTTCCCAATCGAATTTGGAATTCGCTATGACAGGTTCATTCGCGCACTGATGAATCATGGGAGGAACGATGGATTCGTCCCCTGCCATTCACCGGTTGCAATGGTTACAGCCCCATCAGAATCATGTCCTCCATATCCTGATTCCCGTTCCACTCACGAAGCAGTTCATCATTCCCCTTGTATGCAGAAACCGTTCTTCAGCATTATTATCCCGGCCTATAATCTGGAGAATTATATTGCTGCCACCCTTCAGTCAGTACTGGTTCAAACATTTCAGGATTTTGAGATCATCATCGTGGATGACGGTTCTTCCGATGAGACTGTTTCCATCATCCAATCTTTTCATGACCCCAGAATTCGCCTGGTTTCCCAAGTTAACGGCGGCGTATCGCGAGCGCGAAACGCAGGGATGAAGAAGGCCGTGGGGGCTTACATCGCTTTCCTGGACGGAGACGATTACTGGTATCCCGAGCATCTGGAGCTGGCAGCCGATTTTTTCAACCGTCATCCGGAGATATTGGCCTATGCCAACCGCTACATGAGGGATGAACTGGAGGCCATCCCGCCGCGCCCTCCATCTTATCCCGAATCTATCCGGAGATTGGGGATACGGGGAGTGCTTTTCATGAATTCCAGCAGCGTAATCCTGAATTCGTCTCTTGCGTCCCGGCTTCCCCCCTGGGAAGAAGCGATGCCCTATGGGGAAGACGGCCTGTACTGGACACGGTGCATGCGGGGGACAGGCCTGATCGGGCTGGGAGGCTCCGTCACCTCCATCTACAGGCAGAGAGCTTCTTCCGCCATGCATGACGAGCATTACCAGCATGTCTCCCTCCACTCGCTCATTGCGCCTCTGCTGAATGAGCTTGAAGCCATGAAAAATCCCAAATGGCAATTTGCCGTCCATTATCTGGTCATCAGGGAATTGCATCCCAAAAGACTGTTATCGCTCAACGCAGAGGAGCGGATTTCCCTGACGGGCAGGATCAGGAAAATCATGCACCCATGCCTGAACCGGCCGTTTTTGGACTCCTATATGAAAGCGTGTTCCGCAAGGGCAGGCATGGAACAGTCATTTTCCGCGCTCATGGACAGAACCATGTTCTCCTGCAAATGGCTGGACCGCCTGGAAAGGATGGGCCGCTCCCTGTTTTTCCGGCTGCAAACCAATAACGGAATGGGGGGCAAACACCAAGATCCAGTCCGTTCACGCTCATGAATATCGTATACGCTACAGACGATAACGGCGCGCTGGGAACGGGCGTGAGCATTGTGTCCCTCATGGAGAATTTGCCGCCCGGCGTTCATGCCGATATTTACATCATGACTGGCGGGTTAAGCGGGGATAATACGGCCCGTTTCCATTCCCTGCAACAGGGCTACAATCTCCATTTGCACTTCATTGACATGAAGGATAAATATACGGATTTCCCCGTCGGTTCCAAATGGTCGGCGGCGACGTATTACCGCCTTGGCCTCGCAGGGGAACTTCCCGCCACGGTAGAACGCGCCCTTTACGTGGATATTGATACCATTTTCAACAGGGACATAAGCCCCATGTATGAATCCGAATTCGGAGATTGCCTCATTGCCGGCGTTTTCACCACGGAAGATTTATCCGAGGAGTCTTTTTCACGCTGGAAGAGAGAAATGAATCTGGGCCGGGACTCCATTTACATCAATGCCGGCGTCATTCTTTACCATATCGGAAGAATACGTGAAGAATGTTTTGAATCCCAGGTTTTATCCTGGGCGAAAAACAATATTCACCGCCTTTCCTGGCAGGATCAGGATATTTTGAATGTATGCTATCAGCAGCGTATCTTGTTGCTTCACCCCATGTGGAACATTTGCGACGGGGCTATCTGGTCCATTCGCTGGGAAGGCGTGACAAGCTTCAGGAATAATCCCCTAAAGCCGGCAGACCTGCTGGAAGCCGCCAGGCGGCCGGGCATTATCCACTACTGGGGCCATCCCAAACCCTGGCATCCCAACAGCATTCGCCAGGATTACGGATTGTTCTACAAGTATTGGAAGAAATCTCCGTGGAAAGATGACATCAGGGATTTCCGGAAGCAAAACGATCCCGGCCGGATGTTCATCTCCAAAATGAGATGCCTCCTGGGAAAGGGTAAACGGCTTTTACAAGGCAGGCATCAGTAGAAATACGGAGGAAGGCCTTATTTTTCTGACATCCGGCCATTTACAAAACCGCCTTTTATGGGGAAATACCGGAGCTGGCTATTTTTTTTAACAAGCCGGCTCAGCTTCATTCCGGAATTTTCCCGAATCCGGAAAGAACCGCCCGCATACTTCTTCAGAAACGTCTCAACGTTTTATGCCTGATGATCTTTCCGGAGTTTTATCAATAGTTAAAAAAATAATTTATTTATGAAAGTTGATACTATTAAGGGAAGTTCCTATGTCATGACCTGTACAAAAGCTTGTACTGTAAGCGCCATCTTCAATTCCGGAGAGACGTCCATGCTTATTCTGGAAGCAGAGAAAAAAGGGCAATACGGTTTTGCAGCCCCGACGGACGCCGTCGAAGTATCCGATGAAGACGCCCTGATCACCCAGGTTTTCAAAACAGCCGTTCCAGGGTTGCCAGGCCAGAACGGCATCAGGCAAGGAGAAAATGCCGAATTAAAAAACCTGACGGCTGAGTCCGGGACTTTTGCAGGGGCCGTCAACGCCAACGGAGGCATCAACATCCCGCTGGCCGTGGGGGCGGCAACGGATACGTCAGCGGTCAACCGCCTGTACGCCGCCGGGCTGGCTGCCGTCACTGACGCTTTTTCCGTCAGGTGTTATCCGCTCCTGGCGGATTGCTCGTCTTCCAATGGGACGGTTTTCAAAACGGACAAGGAACCCAATTCCCTTTATTTCAATGTCCCTCCCAATTCCGCCTTTACCGTGAAATGCGGCCTCGCGACCAACGCGAGGCCCATGCACAATTATTCCAGCATCCGGGGTTGGGTGGCCCCGCTGCGACTGCCGTCTGTCAGCACGAAATTCACGGCCAGGTTCGGCCAGATGACAACGGTTGCGCGCATGGGGCGGGACAGGGACGCGTTTACGCTGGTGCCGGATCAGGCGGCTGGCGGCTACAAGATTGGGGAGATTATCGATATTACGTTTGATCATGTCCGGGACGCGGACGCGGGAGGGTATCATATTCGCGTCCGGGAGATCTATTATTCCAATGCCGAGCAGAAATGGAAGATGAAGACGACGCAGGCCTTCGCGCAAGAGACGTCTTCCAATAACGGTTATCCCGTCTGCGTGTACGCGGTGGTTTACGAACAATACCAGGACGGAGGATATGATACTGAAGACAGGGGTGCGCTGTGGCTGCTGCATGGCGGGAATTCCTCCCGCAGCTGCGTCAAAATCGCCACGGTGAAGGGAGTCCATTGCTTTGAGAGTATTTATCCATTTTCCGGGTACTATCTTGATATGGAGAATACCAACAGCTGGGCGTTGGCCGGAGCTTTCCTACCTGCGACGATGCACTTGCATTGCAATAACGTCAATCCGGCGTATTACGGTTTTTCCTCCATGGAGAGCAATATCATTGTCTCCGAGGCGGTGGAGGATTTTGTTGACCCGGAAGCCGAAACAATTACCGAAGATTGAGCATGAATGACGCAGCCTCCCCATTCCCGATACCCAGCAACACCTCTGCGTCCCTATTCAGTTTTTTTCCGCCACGGCAACCGGGTTCCCGCCATCTCCAGCGCACGGCGCACCATTCCGCGCATGCCCTGCGTACCGCAATACATTAAAAGAACCGTCACACCTCCATAAGAAGCGGCCATGAGGAAGGCGCATAAAAACCAGGAAAAGAAAGACGCGGAAGGCTGCAGAGGAACAAATTTCCAGATCCAGCCCATGAACACGGCCGAAATCAAAATCAGCGCCAGCTGGTAACCGAATTGGAACCAGTAGTTCATCACATTTTTCCTGAATCCCCAGTTATACAGCATGAAAGGCTTCCATATGCCCACAATAAGTATCAGGCTGGAGATGCCCCCCAGCAAAACGCCGGGCAATCCCCATAAATAACCTCCGATGATCGCCACGGAAATGTTGATCACGCTTTCCGCAAGAGGAGCCCATACATCCCAGAACAAACCGTAACCGTATAAAAACTGATCCACAACCCCCCGCGTAATGGTGATGAACAGCCTGATAACGAGCAGCAGCATGATTTCCCGGGGAAGGATATAGCCCGCTCCCAGCCAAAGCGTGATGAATGGCTCCAAAAGCTGGTAAAGGGGGAAACATACCGTCCCGGCAATCAGCATGCGCAGGGAAAACAATTCACTGAACACCTTGCGGATTTTTCCCGCATTTCCCTCCGCAATCAAGTTGCCCACACTGGCTTCCGTACTGCCGAGCAGGTTATTGACCAGAAGGTGCAGTTTCTCCACAATGGTGGAATAGTTGCCGAAGTAGGCCGCCATCTGGAGGGAAACAAAGGCATATACCAGAAACGGCGTCACCTGGAACTGGAAAAAGCTTCCCAGCCGATGCATAAACAACTGCTTGGTGTATTTAGTGACTTCAGGATATTTTTTGAACAGCTCCTTTCCCAGGGCCACATTGCTCTTCAGCCAGGGATAGACCTGATTGATCTTCCAATTCAGGATGAAGGAATAAATAATGCCGAAGAACAGCTCTATCCCTATCCATAAATAATAGCTTCCCGTATACCATGCAGACAGCATCTGGCATATGATTTTGATGATGGATGCCGTCTGGAAATAAAACGCCACTACGTAATTCCTCTGGTCCGCTCCCAAAAGGGTCTGCCTGTAGTTGGCAAAATACCCGATCAGGGAAGAGGCCAGAAAGGAATAATAAGCAAAATAGATGATTCCATAGGAAAAACCTGTGGAAGGGAAAATAACCGGCAGGAAACAGGAAAGCGCTACTCCAGCCGCAATGATTATCCGCCCTATCCACCGGTACATGTATCCCAGCACGGAGATAATTTCATTAATCCTGGTCTCATCATGCTCAAAGATCGGCTTGTAAAGCACATACCCGATAGCCGTGCTTATACCAAGTTCCGCCAAATTGAGGAAATTCAGCAGACTCATTAATGTTCCCGTCAAACCGACAAAATCGGCACCCAGGCAATTCAAGAATATCTTTCTTGAAAAAAAGGAAATGAGAAGAATCAAAACATAAAAAATGAGATTGACCCTGGCGTTCAACAGGCTTTTCTTTACGCGGGATTCTTCCATGTTATTTATTCCATCAACCTTATCCTTTCCCGGGAGAAGTTAAAAATATCTGTTTTATTAATAACCGGATTATTTATTCAACCGGCAATATACCAACGGCATATTGCGGCTATACGGGTACGGAAAGCGGTGCCAATCTAGCACAACATCCTGCCGCATCAATATCTTTTTATGAAGCCTCAGCCAACAGGCTTCCACAGGGGATAGAAACCTGGCAGAATCGCCTGTTCCCATGACGCCTCCTTATCGCTCACCGGATAAAAAACAAATTCCTCATTTTTACAGGTTCCATGGACCGGAACAGTTCCATAAAGTGTCCTTGTTTTATTTTTTCTTTTCATCTACATTACCGCCCGTGAGCAAGGGCAGGGTTCTCATCGTTACATATGTTTTTCCTCCGGAGGAAGGAGGCGTAGGCATGGCTGCCTATGAAATGGCCTGCAGCCTGAGCTCCCTGGACTGGGATATCCACGTCCTCACCCGCCCGCTGGATTCACCGGATGAGTCCTTCCGCTCCCACCAATACAGCCCTCTCACAACCCTGCCGGACACCCTGACGAAGGACAGTGCCCGTTTAAGGGAATACCTGGACGGGTTTCTGAAAGATTTCCGGCCGGATGTTATTATCTACCACTCCTGGGCGGACTGGTGCCGGGAAGAATTGCTGGACGCGGCACGGGATTCAGGCATTCCGTTTTTCCTCCGCTCCCATGGTGCAGCTACCAATTTCCGCTCTTTTTTCCGCTTCAATTACCCTCCTTTCTTCGGCCTGAAAAAATGGCTCTGCTCCTTTTTTCAAGTACGCAGGGATATCCTCAACGTATGCCGGAAATCACCGTTAAACCGTCTCGTTTTTCTCGATCCTTACGGGACACTGTTCAAGAGCTTTGATTATTACTGCGCATCCAGAAGCAAACTTGCCCATTACTCCTGCATTCCCAACACATTCCCGGCTCTGAAAAGAACCGCTCCTTTTTTCCGGGAAAAATACGGACTTTCCTCCGCCCCCGTTTTTACCTGCCCTGCCGGCGCCAGCATGAGGAAACGGCAGCTTCTCTTCATCCGCCATGTGAAACGCTCCCGTCTGCGGCATATCATTTTTCTTTTTCTGATTCCCCAGCACAATGCCTACGCGGAACAAATGGAACAAGCCATCGGGGATGACCCCAGATTCAGGATTCTCTACAGGCTCCCCCGTTTGGAAGTAGAAGCCGCCATTATGGAAAGCGATGCCGTTTTCCTTTACTCTTATCAGGAACAGCAGCCCCTCTCCATTCTGGAGGCGATGTCATGCGGCGTTCCCTGGTTCGCTCCGGACGCAGGAGCTCTTTCCACCCTGGAGGGGGGAATCGTCCTGAAAAACACTTCCCCCTCCGTGCTGGAAAAAGCCGTGGAATCGTTGACGGACGAAAAAACACGCAAACTACTGGGGAGTAAAGGCCGCCGGCAATGGGAAGCCTGTTTCGCCCCCGACGCAGTAAACCAGGAATGGGAGCAACTGCTTTTTTCCTCCATCCGCCCGGAAGGAAAGCCTCCGTTCGCGTCTTCCATCGTCCGGGAGCATTTACCCACCTGCTAACCTTGCCTCCTCTTTCCAATCCATGCCGATCAAACGCCTCCGTCCCGTATTAGCCATAGCAGCGGACCTCCCTCTGGGCCGGCTGCTGACGTCTTTCCGTAATAAGGACCGGCGTACGATTCCCTGGATTTTTTCCCTTTTTCATGCTCTGGAATCTCAGGAAGATTTTGACATCCACTGGATCACCCTCAGCAAAGCCGTTTCTGCCCCGGAAACCATCCGGATGCGCAACCAGACCATCCACATTCTTCCCCTGGGCAGCATGGGCAGGAATATCCTGACGGCCCATTTCCTGACCGTCCGGAGAATACGCAAGACCCTGAACGATATCCAGCCGGACCTCCTGCACGTATGGGGCGTGGAGCAGGCTTACGCTCTGGCGGGGATTGCCTTCCGGGGAAAGAAGCTCCTTTCCTACCAGGGAGCCCTCACCGCCTACTGCCAGCGCGCTCCGCAGGCCTTCCTCCTCCATATGCAGGCCCTCTGGGAACGGATGGCCGTCAAACATTATGATCTTATCACGTGCGAATCCCCCTGGGCGTGCGGCCGCGTTGCGGAAATTGCCCCCCATGCCCGTCTATCCTGCATGGAATACGGCGTGGAACCTTCCTTTTACCATCTTGCCAGAAAACCTTCCCCGGAACCTTCCTGCCTCTTTGCCGGAACCATTTACGAGTTGAAGGGCATTTCCTACCTGGTGGAGGCCTTTACGCATCCGTCCCTTTCCCATGTCCAGCTGTTCATTGCGGGCAACGGAGCCCTCAGGGAAAGGCTGGAAGCCCTGTCCACTCCCAATATCCACTGGCTGGGCAGCATTTCCCGCGCAGAACTTCAGCAGCACCTTTCCACGGCGTGGTTCCTGGTGCATCCCACCCTGGGGGATTGCTGCCCCAACATCGTGAAGGAGGCAAGAGTCATGGGCCTTCCGGTAATCACCACGGAAGAAGGCGGACAGACTCAATATGTTCAGGACGGCGTATCCGGCTATATTGTCCCTGTCCGCAACAGCGCCGCCGTCAGGGAAGCCGCGCAGAAACTTTCCGTCAGCCTGGATAAAGCCATGTCCATGGGAATGGAGCGGCATCAGGAATGCCGCCGCCTGCTGGACGTAAAGCAGACAGTAACCGGGTGCCTGTCACGTTATCATACCATGCTGTATCCACGCTGATGAAATTATTCCTTATCCATCTGCTTTCCGGGATAGGCCGCCTGCTGCTCAGGCTCAGGGGGGTGCGCACCGGAACAGGCATCATTCTTTCCGGATTTC encodes the following:
- a CDS encoding glycosyltransferase family A protein; translated protein: MNPSELPSISIILTGHNEESSIRDAIRSVFGQDYEGPVEIILSDDGSSDGTFSVMQEMAAQYRGPYRVILNRNETPLGRGPHIRQAVGLASHEWILRQDGDDCSFPWRCRLFAWAVMERPDAVAVVSQMTSVYEEPGIAFEFPAFPAAPRERPAVVLQAGAFSSSAHYGGSMMIRKSACEWGSSLRMTASFEDDLMGFHAWLQGNIYEMPGISLYYYRFALKNICAVNSAFRFADMRAAAAFEKRELEMKSQLKKSKEAGLELCGELLEGLAPVFRSREELLAEMEERRKIIDSIDRQQNWWSYPFRRRWALRRPGWMGIVHCLPQKLYLFCMVFFFKLRKVKRAVCGARQDLE
- a CDS encoding glycosyltransferase family 2 protein, encoding MQKPFFSIIIPAYNLENYIAATLQSVLVQTFQDFEIIIVDDGSSDETVSIIQSFHDPRIRLVSQVNGGVSRARNAGMKKAVGAYIAFLDGDDYWYPEHLELAADFFNRHPEILAYANRYMRDELEAIPPRPPSYPESIRRLGIRGVLFMNSSSVILNSSLASRLPPWEEAMPYGEDGLYWTRCMRGTGLIGLGGSVTSIYRQRASSAMHDEHYQHVSLHSLIAPLLNELEAMKNPKWQFAVHYLVIRELHPKRLLSLNAEERISLTGRIRKIMHPCLNRPFLDSYMKACSARAGMEQSFSALMDRTMFSCKWLDRLERMGRSLFFRLQTNNGMGGKHQDPVRSRS
- a CDS encoding glycosyltransferase family 8 protein; this translates as MNIVYATDDNGALGTGVSIVSLMENLPPGVHADIYIMTGGLSGDNTARFHSLQQGYNLHLHFIDMKDKYTDFPVGSKWSAATYYRLGLAGELPATVERALYVDIDTIFNRDISPMYESEFGDCLIAGVFTTEDLSEESFSRWKREMNLGRDSIYINAGVILYHIGRIREECFESQVLSWAKNNIHRLSWQDQDILNVCYQQRILLLHPMWNICDGAIWSIRWEGVTSFRNNPLKPADLLEAARRPGIIHYWGHPKPWHPNSIRQDYGLFYKYWKKSPWKDDIRDFRKQNDPGRMFISKMRCLLGKGKRLLQGRHQ
- a CDS encoding lipopolysaccharide biosynthesis protein; translation: MEESRVKKSLLNARVNLIFYVLILLISFFSRKIFLNCLGADFVGLTGTLMSLLNFLNLAELGISTAIGYVLYKPIFEHDETRINEIISVLGYMYRWIGRIIIAAGVALSCFLPVIFPSTGFSYGIIYFAYYSFLASSLIGYFANYRQTLLGADQRNYVVAFYFQTASIIKIICQMLSAWYTGSYYLWIGIELFFGIIYSFILNWKINQVYPWLKSNVALGKELFKKYPEVTKYTKQLFMHRLGSFFQFQVTPFLVYAFVSLQMAAYFGNYSTIVEKLHLLVNNLLGSTEASVGNLIAEGNAGKIRKVFSELFSLRMLIAGTVCFPLYQLLEPFITLWLGAGYILPREIMLLLVIRLFITITRGVVDQFLYGYGLFWDVWAPLAESVINISVAIIGGYLWGLPGVLLGGISSLILIVGIWKPFMLYNWGFRKNVMNYWFQFGYQLALILISAVFMGWIWKFVPLQPSASFFSWFLCAFLMAASYGGVTVLLMYCGTQGMRGMVRRALEMAGTRLPWRKKTE
- a CDS encoding glycosyltransferase family 4 protein, encoding MSKGRVLIVTYVFPPEEGGVGMAAYEMACSLSSLDWDIHVLTRPLDSPDESFRSHQYSPLTTLPDTLTKDSARLREYLDGFLKDFRPDVIIYHSWADWCREELLDAARDSGIPFFLRSHGAATNFRSFFRFNYPPFFGLKKWLCSFFQVRRDILNVCRKSPLNRLVFLDPYGTLFKSFDYYCASRSKLAHYSCIPNTFPALKRTAPFFREKYGLSSAPVFTCPAGASMRKRQLLFIRHVKRSRLRHIIFLFLIPQHNAYAEQMEQAIGDDPRFRILYRLPRLEVEAAIMESDAVFLYSYQEQQPLSILEAMSCGVPWFAPDAGALSTLEGGIVLKNTSPSVLEKAVESLTDEKTRKLLGSKGRRQWEACFAPDAVNQEWEQLLFSSIRPEGKPPFASSIVREHLPTC
- a CDS encoding glycosyltransferase family 4 protein, which produces MPIKRLRPVLAIAADLPLGRLLTSFRNKDRRTIPWIFSLFHALESQEDFDIHWITLSKAVSAPETIRMRNQTIHILPLGSMGRNILTAHFLTVRRIRKTLNDIQPDLLHVWGVEQAYALAGIAFRGKKLLSYQGALTAYCQRAPQAFLLHMQALWERMAVKHYDLITCESPWACGRVAEIAPHARLSCMEYGVEPSFYHLARKPSPEPSCLFAGTIYELKGISYLVEAFTHPSLSHVQLFIAGNGALRERLEALSTPNIHWLGSISRAELQQHLSTAWFLVHPTLGDCCPNIVKEARVMGLPVITTEEGGQTQYVQDGVSGYIVPVRNSAAVREAAQKLSVSLDKAMSMGMERHQECRRLLDVKQTVTGCLSRYHTMLYPR